Genomic segment of Triticum aestivum cultivar Chinese Spring chromosome 6A, IWGSC CS RefSeq v2.1, whole genome shotgun sequence:
TACAAACATGGTGCGCCGGTACTATGGACGCCCCTGTTGTCACCCAAGGAAATTAGCATACTTCTTGATAAAGACCGAACCTCGAGGCGAGATCCGATCCGttgttgcggcccgatctttcacgacactccaccttcagcaGCAGTAGCCCCTCACCCGCGCACGCGATATGCACgaaatagagggtttgaaccttacggcccagcacgagaaaatcAATCTCGACGATGATACTCACGCGCAAAAACAATTTCTACAAAGAAATCGCAACACataggttttctaaagatccccctaaaacttgatacgggtgtctacccttgaaaacacatcgtgtctattttaTCAAATAACCTGCTTTACAATGAACGCATCATGGCTTTATATATTAGCCAATCCATCTAACTTGAGCAACAAACCAAACTATTCATCAATTGATATCTCTCACGGCTAAACATAAAAGGAAACTAATTCTGTTGTAGGTTCATGCGTCTTCTCTgattgcatggcaggtggaccccatccaatttcctttaaggaaagAAGACTCCATGCGCTGCATCTTCTACATGTTCCTCCCTGATACGTCTCTTTGCCTGGCAAGAATAAATATAAAAatctaaattgcattgattttcTTTTAAACCAGCGTACAACGCCTCTATATATCCGATTAGAATATTCCCTTGTAAACTCATCCATACGTACAACCTTGTGGCCTGAGTATGCACGGCTCAAGGACCGATGAGATCCATGCAAGTAGTACTCACGTTGTAGTTTTCCATTACCATATAACTCAGTTCGTTTCTTATCTCCCGGGACCAAATCAAGAAATACACCGTAATTGCATGCGCTCAGAACAAAACAAGAATGATTGTTCAATGATTTGACCACCGATCCATCTTCACTCAACTGAAAATAATTAGGAGCGTAGATATTTCGCTGTATTGATCCCTCGACATCACTAGCATCAACGTCCGTATCACTTCTTCCTTCCTGCTCTGGTGTTCCAAGACAGTTTCAGGGAAGCTGATGCTCATAGGGCTGTTAATTTGTATGAAATGTACAAATTGGCTTGTATTGGAATCTTGACTTTCGGGCCTCAAATTTAATTGATCGATCAACCTTGAAAACCTATGAGCACTGTGCTTGTGAGCATCTTAGCCTACTCCAAACAAGCCTATAAATCTTAGGCAGCAGCGAGTCGCAAACTTAATTGATCGAACCACAGCAACGTGTGAAGTTATGCAACACGGAACATTGTCCAGTACAACACTTGAAACATAAGGGGATGATTACTCCCCAAAAAAGAAACACAAGGGGATGCAAACATCGATCCAAACAAACGATGTGAACAAAAGCAAAGGAAAAGAAACAGCAGCAGATCATGCATGAAACCACACAGGGAGCAAGCAAGAAAAAGGCAATCACTTCTACGTAGTCCTCGCACTCGTCAATGCGTATTAGCAAACCACTAACGCATGCATGGGGGCGTTGACACGATGCTTCGCCTCGTTCAGATGGCAGCAGAGGAGCCATGGTGATGGTGGGTGGCGCCGGTGATCATGCCGCTCCACAGGCCGAGCCCGCCCAGGGAGCTGATGGAGGTCTCTGTCGGCGCGCGGCTCGCCTCGCCGCACCACTCCAGCGACAGCAGCCTCTCCGCCTGCGGCTTCATCTCGGCAACGACACTGTCACGCTCAGCCCGCGACGTCGCGCCACCAAATGGAAGCGCAAGGTGCTCGCCAAGCCCGGCTGCATACCGGAGCGCGTTCAGTGCGTGGtactccgcgccgccaccgccgcttccGTTGGCAATGCCCATCATGCCTGGCCCGGTGAAGTGAGCCTCAGAGTTCGCGCTCTCAAAGCCGCCGGAGCCCGAGAGGATGTGGTCGTACTTCCAGTCGAAGAGCCCGAGGCTGCAGAGCGGGTCGGCGGCCGAGACCGCCGGCGGCTGCATCCCGGAGAAGGACAGGTGGAGTCCGGTCTCTGCCATGTGTCGCCCGTGGTGAAGCTGCTGCATCATCGAAATCGGCGGCGTGATGACGGCGGCAGCAGAGGGCTTCTTGGCGGCGCTGGCGCGCTTGTTCTTGCGGCAGCCGCCGCCGACGGGGACGTTGCGGAGGGAGCCGCCCTTGGTCCAGTAGCGGCGGCACGTCTTGCAGAAGTAGCGCGGCTGGGAGAGGCTGTAGTTGTTGTAGTAGCAGAACTTGGTGTGCGTGGAGTCGCAGCGCGGGCACTTGAGCGGCTGGTCGTGCTGCGGGCGCAGCCGCCGGTCCGCCGCCTGCTGGGCCTGCATCGGCTCCGGGCACGCGATGATCAGCTCCTCCGACGGCGACGACGACCCCATCCCGCCCTGGTCCTCGGGAACGATGCCCTGAAAGCAAAAGGCACACACCAGATCAACGTCAGCACGTTGTCGCAGTGTGATCTGTAATCATCATTAGCTGTGGCATGTGACAGAAGAATGGAAGCCTCGGAACGCGCGAAAGCGTCTTGGCCAAGCTGctagctgcatgcatgcatggtccCATGCATGTCGCAGCAAGCTGCATGCAGACCAAGCTAGGGTTTCTCAAAGGGTAAAGCTTGCGACACCCATGGCGCTTCATGATGGAAGCATCAAGTAGGTCCAAGTTCTAGATCGATCTGGGGCCGATCCTATGGTATACGTACTTTTAGACTCAGACTGATCACTTGCTTTCCATCACATGCAAAAGTAACAAGGGGTGTGTAGATTTCTTGAGGGCCATACGTAGTGTACTTGGCGACTTGGTCTTGATCTCTCCACCATTCTCCATGCATTTCTCATGATTACTCGCAACTCTAGATCCTTAAGAGTGATCATAGTCTAGCTTGTTCCTAGTTATACATATACAGTTAATTTATGTCAAATATACAATGTTTTATGCAGAGTTGCAGACTGTATGCATTGGTGTGTTGTGCCCTAGCTATCATCCCATCCGAGCTTAATTCAACGACATGAATGTTACTCCTCCCATTCGTAGTGGATACAGATTTTTTTAGAGGAACATTGAAcaagtttataaacaaaactaCATATATTGAATACAAATATATATCGTTAGATACATCCTGAGACACTTTTGTTATGTTAGGTGTTGCAGATATATATGGATGATTTTTCTCTGTAGACTTGGTCCACTCTAAAAAAAACAATATGCAATACATTATGGAACATAAGTAGCATGAGAGTTACCCACAGAGTTCAAGCCAAGTCTCCTTAAAAAAGGCTATTCTACTCATAATGTACTATTGTGCTAAATCTGCCTCCGCTCCAAATGCCGTTGTTTCTCCGCATTAACATTTTTACCTTTCAAGGAGAGGCAGAATTTATGTCATGTTCAAAAGTTAAAGTGAAACTTATCAGATGATCAAGTTGTACTTGTTTGAATCTCTTTATCTTGTCGTTGCTTTTGCTTGCAATACATGTGGGTCTCTGGTTAGCTAGTCGATAGCTACCATTCACTTTTCACAGTTTCTTAAAATGGACACGCACTAAAACTACTAATGTCTGGTAGAATGCCCGCTTTTGTTGCATCTTTTGCTTGTTTTCCTTTTAAAGTTTCTTTGTGTAACAAAGCTATGGAAACAAAATGTTTAGTGTGTCTTAAAATGTGGTATTTACACTGGTGAGAAATATCCATTCATGGTCCAAAGCTGAAACAACCGGATGCTGTTTACATGGATGATGGAACAGTGCATATTTCTCACACATATCTCCTACAGTAAATTTGGTCAGCTCACGTAGATACTACGCATCTGACAAATTAACTAGGGTCTGTCTAAACAAATTAACTAGGGTGGTATCCAATAAAATCTTGTTTCCCCCTCACCCTTCCACAAATCTCAATGCAGAGACATCAGACTGTTTAGGGTGTCGACTTAGACGTAATTAAGAATATCTGAAGCGACTTAGATTTAGCAAAATCATACTAATAATTAAGTGATGCTCTTACCAGCAGTACATACTCGTGAAAACTGTTCAGGTAAAGGAAAAGTTTTAGAACCTCTGTGAAACAAAAGGTACGAACGAAAGATTTTTTTTTAGAAATACAGACTAACCTTATCAACGAAAACTACATGCGCTACTAGCTAGTATGAATACCACAACTGACTAAGAGAATTTGCATATGTTCGTTCATACTACATGTGATCAACGACGACAGGAATTTTTTTCAATTCTAGCTAATCAAGTATCAGGATCCAGCTGCCTGTAGATCTGCAGCGCCTAGGTACGTACAGTATCAAATAGGTAGATCTGTGAAGCTATATATTGAGTCATTAATTCTCCTCCAACAGTCTTTATAATTGATTTGGATGCAGAATACACCTACTAGCGTGACGCTTGTTTCTTCCTATGCTGCTAGGTCAATTAATCACAACTTCGATCTCCTGTATATGTAGATCCTACAACGTGTATATGGGTAGACTGGAAAACGAAAGCAGTGGTTATTTTCTGAAGGCTGCACGGTAGCTAGAGTAGCTGCATGTACACACCAGCGTATGTGAACACGGTCTCATCTCAAGATGAGGAGATGGAGACAAAAATCACGTTGATCGCGCAAAGCCAAATCAAACCAAGTGCTAGTTGATCACGCAAATCAAAACAAAGTGCTTGTTAATTACAAGCACGATAGGTGTACATATATATGTGGGTGACATACCTTGAGCCAGTCGGAGTCCATGCAGAAATGCATCGGATGAGCTGCGCCTGCCATCATCGATCGCCCGGGCTTCCCAATCAAGCAGTCAAGGCACCCCAAAGATGCGGCAACCTCACTGCCAGCCGCTATCTATGCACGTAGCCCCGGCAAATCGAAGATCCAGCAGCAACTCAAACCTAGATACGATCGATGGTCTACACCTACTGCACACGCACGCGGCCTGCTTGTTCTCGTTTCGTTATTTGTCGACGGGTTTCAGGGCGATTGGCTAGCTAGCTAAGAGGAGGCGGATTCACCGATTAGTAGCTAGGAAGAacatgaagatgaagaggagggcGGGGTGTGGATCGACACATCGATGCTGGACAGGAGAAGAGAAGCTGTGGAGAAGGAAGAGGAGATATGAGCCGGGGAAGCTGGTGGGCTGCGGCGCTACTGGTAGTTGGTGAGAGAcgtggaggaggggggagatgtGAATAAGAAGGGAGCGAAAAGCAGCGGAGCCATGGCCAAAGCCCCAGCCGGATGGAGGGCGGACTGGAACGAGCTTGGTGTGGGTAGGCTACTGTGCTGCTGCCTCTgatcgccaggggcttggcctggctcggtggtggtggtggggttgGTTGCATGCGACGCATGTTGCCGGGGGTGTGGTGGGGCGGGCGGGGAGGCCCACCGTGTCGGGGTGGAGTCTGTGTGGAGACATGGCGTGGGGGAAGACGGCCATCTTCTCGTCTCCTCGCCACTGGTGGGCCTGCCTACGCGCGCGGCTCGCATCCCGCGGCGTGTGCGCGTGTCGGTCGGCGGCCTTCATCTTCATGCTAGCGCCTACGGCTGGCTACGTATCCCCATCGACCTCACCCGGATCGGTGGGTGGTCCGGTTCACGGTTCACGGCGTTGCTAGCGTGTTTCCGAGGTGAGAATTACGGCGTGGGTACACGAAGCGCCTAGTAGTACAGCTGTGGCAGTCAATTTCGCCGTTTGCCGGGGTGGTTGTTTGTTTGCGTAGCTGCAGCTGGAGCCTAGCTAGGCCCTCATTTTATCGTAGGAAATTGAAATTATATAAGAATAGAAAAGACGCAGTAATTCATGTGTCGCTATAAAGCCTTTTTTCATAATAGATAGGACAGAAAAATTATACTCCTAGTATATATCTATTGTTCATTGTTTTTTATAGCTTACCACTCCTGCCGAATGGATGCAATTTTGATCATTACCTCTGAGCTAATTTTCTTCTTCTTTAAAATACGAAGGATATGAATTATTCCTGTGTAGGAATAGGGACTCATTCCTGCAAACCAAAAGctctaaaatattttttttctaCGAGAATCCTATCCTATGGGATTCTTCATATTTCCTGTAAACCAACGAAAGCCTGAAGAGGTGTTCCGGGGTGGTGCAAACGGAAAAACGCAGAAATTTTGGAAGATCGATGAAAGAGGTTAGAGAGATAGAATGTGTTGTATTGGACATAACAAAGGAAAGGCAAAATAAGATTTGATCTAACGTTGATATTCCTATGTAATGGAGAATTTGGCGACTCCAATCCTATGGTCCAAACTCTAtagggggcgggggaggggggggggggggatctacGAACTAGAACCTTCCCAAATTCCTTCAATCCAAAGAGTGAATATTTTAAAACTTTTAAAATCTTTACTATATGCCGGCTATTTGATTTTCATAATTAAGGTCAATGCATGACATTATGTGTGGAGTAAGATTCTGAAAATATCATTATCTCGCGAAAAATTATGGGGGGATCTACGAACTAGAACCTTCCCAAATTCCTTCAATCCAAAGAGTGAATATTTTAAAACTTTTAAAATCTTTACTATATGCCGGTTAtttgttttttcataattaagGTCAATGCAGGACATTATGTGTGGAGTAAGATTATGAAAATAGCATTATTTCGCGAAAAGGAAACTCAAGACTCTTCTAGCTAGGGGCTACCTTGTACTCGGTTTACAAGGAAAATTTGCACTAAGCTAAGACCTTTCTCAAATGAAATTgtacaatactccctccgtcccataatataagaacgttttgacactagtgtcaaaaatgttcaaacgttcttatattatgggacggagggagtagtattattCTTGGTTTTTATGTTTTCCATGTATTGTAGTCGAGGGTTGTCTTCATCTCTACGTGCAAAGGGAGGATTAACTCTTGTGTGGTTGTATTAGCTTGATGTGATGATAAGACTTCGTAAAGCTTTCATTATAAAGAAATCTGGTGTAATCAAttatggggagggggggggggggcgttaagAAGCATTGCAAATTAGCAAATGGAGAAAATGAATGCTACTCTGGACATGATGTTGATGACTCTCTTTTTAATTTTAGCAAAAAATGCTTTCAAGCTTAAAGAAACTATGGGGGCGAATCATGGATGGGGACGTCGACCACATTGAACCTACACTAGTGAGTTTCAAAAATATGCGATCAAACAATACCTGTGTGAAAATCATGAAATGACTTCACGACACATGTCATGTGTGATAGAGAGCCATTTTTTGATTTTTCACACAAACCACAAGTGTTCTTCCATGGGGGTTCCAGGTTTCACCGACAAAGGGCATAGGTAGAGCGGCACCTCCCTACGCACACTTATTCAACTTAGTGCAACAAATAAAAATCTAAATAATGTAATTAGTAGGTTATATTTTCTCATTGAAGGTGacaatttttttttactttctctcttctctttttttggttCTCGCAACTTTCTGTTGGGTATCATCTCTAGCCTATTGTAACTTATTTGGGGCAAAAGGTTTTGTTGTTGTGTTAAGCTAGAGGGTTTAACGACCCAAATACAAAGAGTGaatattttaaaactttcaaaatctTTACTATATGTCGGTTATTTGATTTTCATAATTAAGGTCAATGCATGACATTATGTGTGGAGTAAGATTCTAAAAATATCATTATTTCACGAAAAGGAAACTCAAGACTCTTCTAGATAGGGGCTACCTTTTACTCGATTTACAAGGAAATTTTGCACTAAGCTAATACCTTTCTGAAACGAAATTGTACAATCGTATTCTTCTTGGTTTTTATGTTTTCCATGTATTGTAGTTGAGGATTGTCTTCATCTCTACGTGCAGATGGAGGATTAACTCTTGTGTGGTTGTATTAGCTTGATGTGATGATAAGACTTTGTAAAGCTTTCATTATAAAAAAAATCTGGTGTAATCAATTATGGGGAGGAGGGGTTAAGAAGCATTGCAAATTAGCAAATGGAGAAAAGGAATGCTACTCTGGACATGATGTTGATGACTCTCTTTTTAATTTTAGCAAAAAATGCTTTTAAGCTTAAAGAAACTATGGGGGCGAATCATGGATGGGGATGTCGATCACATTGAACTTACACTTGTGAGTTTCAAAAATATGCAATCAAACAATACTTGTGTGAAAATCACGAAATGACTTCACGACACATGTCATGTGTGATAGTGAGCCATTTTTTGACTTTTCACACAAACCACAAGTGTTCTTCCATGGGGGTTCCCAGGTCAGACCGACAAAGGGCATAGGTAGAGCGGCACCTCCCTACGCACACTTATTCAACTTGTGCAACAAATAAAAATCTAAATAACGTAATTGGTAGGTTATATTTTCTTATTGAAGGTGACAAATTttctactttctctcttctctttttttggttCTCGCAACTCTCCCCGAATGCAAACTTATTAATCCTAAAGAAAAGAGTCATCGTCTGGAGTAACGGGTGCTTGCTCATGACCATTCCTCTTCTCTCCAGATTTTTTTGTGCGGTGCATACCACCTTGACATTTTGACGACATTGTAAAATACACTCTTTCTGAAGAAGAAAAATGTGTCGTGTACAGTGAAACCAAATGTTACAACAGTGACGAAACCCAGTACATGTCCCCTTTCATATCCCTATTGATAATAGGGAAAATGTGTTTAAGTTTGCTTTTAGCTTGATAATATTATATTAAAATTAAAAAAGTATAATCACCTTAGTACTCTCAACTTCTCAAGCATTAGGGAGATCAGAAAAGATGGTGGGAAAAAACTGCTAAGTTGTAATTTTGTACAGTACCACCGAAATAATAAAGCACCTGGAAGAGAAATATTTCATTTGGACCTAGTTGATTTTCATTACACTTCGGTATGTAGgcatgtcaaaaacattgtttgacATCACTACAGAAAATAAGGTATGCAATCTACAGGCAAGAGAGACAAATATACAAACTGTGCTGGTATGTAATCCTAAACTGATTTCTATAAGCAACACTAACCCTATAGAAAAAATATATAAGCATATAGTAGCTAACCATACAAAAATCCATCTACGCGAAGGCCGGTAACACTTGGGAGCTAACTGTGTCGAAGATCCGGCACGACATGATCACAAGGGGTCCTCCGGAGTGTTGTACTCTGTCGATGGTGGTCGGTGGCCGACTGGCGATATCACCTCCTGGCAACCGCCACCCAGCTCCCCGTCAATCTGCCTCGATTGACGGTGTAGTGCCGCTGACCTGTGGTCAATGATCTGGCAGACCTAGATCTGCCACCGCGCCATCACGGTTTGGAAGGTCGTGCACTGTACCATGGGCGGgcttgccaccacaccaccctgttTGACAGAGGACTAGGTTGACAATAGTCACCGGAGAAGAAGCGTTGGATGCCCCGTGTGCTCGACGAGGTGAACGTTGCGACAATTGTGCTAGGGGTTGTCCGTATATCGGAGAAGGGAAGGgaagatgtacgaaaaatgaaggGAAGACATACAAATAACAAAATTCACCTAGACCCCCATTTTAAAATTTATGTGCACAAGGAACGAGACAAATCATGTTCTGGACCTAATTAGCACATCTGGTTAAGCAAATAATTGCAGCAAGAAGCGAGTTTTAAGACTAGCCAcgatgggtagtaacatagactagtaacatgcacatgttactagtctatgttagggggtgtttgtttccagggacttttttgtgtagggactagaaaaagtccctcttacaGACTTTTTTATCAAACGGgtgggactttttagggactaaagtaggcatttgggactaaatgaagaagactctcaaggagagtctttttggaactttttgggacttttccaacaatgcccctccatgcacccattggcccgccactccatggtgttgtttgattgttatttttctatatactaggggcaacatggtcatttaataatctCTAGGAAgtgactagggactttttagtctctggaaacaaacaaggagggactagaaaaagtcataGGACTAGAGAACCAGACACCACcttactacctctatagtgaggagtaatatatgtgtggtaacatgcaacacttcatttattaggctatagactcattttgccttgatatgtgtgatgttactcatactagtagtaactagctatattATCATTTTCCTCTATTTtttatttattgcttgccacatcatctattttatctagatatgtgtgatgttactatctatATTACTCCCACCGTGAATAGTCTAAGCTGATCATGGACCCTTTTACAATTCGTTGGTCTCTTTTAATCTTTATCTTTTTCCCGCGAATTAAACACCTCGACTTGAGAGAGTTATTGTATTTTTCAATCATCCATTTTACGAATACTTTTCTACCATATTCGTTTATTTTTCTATTCCTCCATTTTTTGTGTCATGTGAATCGAAGGAGGGCTAAACAGTTTTAACAAAAGAACCTAGTACGTGACAAGTAAGGCGTCGCCATGACGACACCGGAGCCACGTGGAATATTTCGGACCTCGTGAAAAAGGAGCGACGAGAAAACCGAAAGCTCACTCCAATTGGGACCCCATGTTTTGTTCTTGTTGACCCGATCGATCCCCTTTTTTCTTCCCGGGCCGTCGTATTCTTTTCTCCGCAGCCTCTTAAAAATACGGCGTACAAAATTTTGGTCGAAAGGCACTCCTATCTTTCCCTCGCGCTTTGATTTGTTTTTAACCACCTAGCTGGTGCTGTCAAAAGTAACCGAACATGCATGTCGCGAAAGAAAGGAGCACCAGATGTCACATTATTTACAGAAGTAGAAAAAACTAAAGGCGGGTGTTCAGTCTATGAAACTATGACCAGTTATGTGATTCTTCACGCATGTACCCGATACTCCAATAAAATGAGTACTAAGAGTATTTGATTTGTGAAACCTGAATGGCTAGGAGGACAGTGGTATTCCCAATACAACTTCCACACTTGACATTGGTGCTCACATTATTCCAGACGTTTCGGCGACGTGTGTTTACTGGAAGGAGACGTTTCCTTCGACTATGAAGGTGTCTGTGGTGACTTCATTAATCTCGAGATGATGTGCTGACTCAGTCACTCGAAAGTGCTTGTAGGAGTAGGGCGTGCATGCATGGCGTAAGCGTATGTGCGCATCTGCGTATGTAATGTGTTAAAAAAATAGTATTTGATTGGGTTTGTCTAGGACagatctagatgtgctctagttattacACATCTAAGTGACTAAATCAAATTagaaagaaaaagataaaagaCAAAAAGAAAATGCTTGCACGAATTTTAGCATAAAACTAATGACATGAGATTTAGATGTGCAATAGTTAAAGCACAtatagatgtgctttagcaaaattgtatttgatttttagttttcagCTAAGACATGGAACCGTATAGCGGTCTGGTTGAGGGTAAAAAAATTCGTCTGCTGGTGGTGTGATGCAGATTCCTATAGTCTACGTATGGCCGGAATTTTTCTGGGTCCGCTCGAAAGCATGTTTTTTGGGGGGGACTGAAAGGCATGTGATTGCAAAGAAGAGACAAGGGAGGGCGGAGCCGAAGCATCTCTCCCTGTCTTTGATCTCTTTCCAGATTCAAAATTTGTTTCCTTTGCTTTCCCCAACTCGCCGTCCACAAGCAAGGTATCGATACCCTCGTTCCCCGCCATCATCATCCTCTAGCTGTGTGCGCGCTGCAGGCTTGGCTTGCTTCGCTTGGTTGGTTGGTGTCAGTCGTTCGGTCAGTCAGTCGGCTGTCAGTGCCATGCATCAACCTCGACCCCACTGCATCGCTTTGCGTTGATTGATAGCTTCTTCGGttctgtttggatactctaactcagttagaggttagagttagattctaacaaTGAACTAACTCCAAATTAACTCTAACAAAAAGGTGTTTGGATAACAGGGTTAGCTgaagcgcggatacggcgaggcgccttcatgggcggtgcgagagggaggaagggagaggacaagaagcttcgaggaagtgaggAGGGATCTGCCTCGGGAAGAGCGAGAAAAAAAGCGTTTTTTTAGTGTTCCtcagaagaactaacccaaataaacaCCTTTtaggtgggttagattttttggatgaggtagatgcatctaacccactaactctcctgtttggatatttttgggttagttgagtccaaactaacccaaacaaACTCTAACCCGTTGATTCAAACAGGGCCAATggcctgtttggatactctaactcagttagaggttagagttaaaTTTTAACCTTGAACCatccctgaactaactctaaacaaagaggtgtttggatgacagggttagattgacaataaatactCTTTCTTAATCATTtggctactttggaccctattttctGCCGGATTTGGCAGAGCGAGTCCTGGCCGAGGCAGACGGGGACGCGCCCGGCAAGGAGCCGCGCTGGCCTCACGCGCAGCCCGCCGACCGAATCCGGCGTCCCTGCGTAAAGAGTCGCGCTGGCTGAGGCCGACGGGAACGGGCTGCGCAAGGAGCCGCGACTGCTTACCGGCGGGCAGACGGGCCGCAGGAAGACGAGAGGGTATGTTGCGGGGAGAGTGAGAGAAAAATATGTTTTTAGTGGTCCCAAAGAGAACTAATCCAAATAAGCATCTTTTGGGTGAGTTAAATTTTTTaggtgggttagatgcatctaacccaaagtAACCCTCTCATTTGGATATTTTTGAGTTAGTTGAGTTCGAACTAATCCAAACTAACTTTAACTCATGGAACCAAACAGGGCTCATGTTGAGTTTTGAATTGGCATTTAACCAAATTCATATTGCTTCTTCTGGACTTTCTTCCTAGTTTGATCGGGAGCTAGTTTACCCGAGTGCCCGAGTGGCAGTACTATTAGTAGGTAGTATTCTCTTCGTCTCATAATGTTAAAATAAATTTGAGGTATATCGTCGATCATTCGAGAACCAAACAATCACATAAGCACGGCACCAAGATTTATTAACGAGGTTTACCAATATGGCTACATTccagggcctgactatgggcgctccttttcgtgacaccgctacaataccgtacccggtcgccctggacaccggcacatgccgccggcttcccatgcgttccggtgctattatgttggcatagattacatcgtgtgtcta
This window contains:
- the LOC123128140 gene encoding dof zinc finger protein DOF5.6, giving the protein MMAGAAHPMHFCMDSDWLKGIVPEDQGGMGSSSPSEELIIACPEPMQAQQAADRRLRPQHDQPLKCPRCDSTHTKFCYYNNYSLSQPRYFCKTCRRYWTKGGSLRNVPVGGGCRKNKRASAAKKPSAAAVITPPISMMQQLHHGRHMAETGLHLSFSGMQPPAVSAADPLCSLGLFDWKYDHILSGSGGFESANSEAHFTGPGMMGIANGSGGGGAEYHALNALRYAAGLGEHLALPFGGATSRAERDSVVAEMKPQAERLLSLEWCGEASRAPTETSISSLGGLGLWSGMITGATHHHHGSSAAI